TCCATCTCGCGCAGGCAGAAGCGCAGGCCCTCCTGCAGGTTGCGCAGGGTGTTGATCGAGGTGAGGTCGACCCCGAGCTCCACGAGCGTCTGAGCGACGGCCGGGCGGATGCCGGTCATCACGCAGCGCGCGCCGAGCAGCTCGGCGGACTTCATGACCTTCACGAAGTGGTCCGCCGTGCGCGTGTCGACGATCTCGACGCCGGTGATGTCGAGGATCACGTACTTGCAGCGGCGCCGCATGATCTCGTCGAGCAGTGATCCCATCATCTCCGCGCTGCGGCGCGAGTCGACCATGCCGATGACCGGCAGGGCGAGCACGTCGTCCCACAGCTGGAGGATCGGCGTCTGCAGCTGGCGCACGAGATGCTCCATCGCCGCCTGCGTGTCCTCCTGGCGCTGGATGGTCGCGATCTGCGCCTCGATGTCGGCGATCGTGTCGTTCAGCGCGCGCCCGAAGCTCGAGATCAGGTCGTCCTCGCGCGTGAGCAGGTCCTCGCCGACCCGCGCCGCAAGGTTCCCGCGCCGCACCTCGCCGAGCACGTTGAAGCACTCGGCCATACCCAGCGCGAGGTTCATCGTCGCCTCACGGTCCTCGCCGAGGTGGTCGTCGACCGACTGCAGGGCGGCGTTGAACGCGTCGCGCAGGCGCGCGATCCCCTCATCGGCCGTGTCGACGCTCACGCGCTCGCTGTACTCGCCCGCGGCGATGCGGTCGAGCGCGGCCAGCAGGGCGTCGAAGTCGCCCCTGCCCATCGAGACGGACCCGTTGTCCTTGGCCATCGGATGCTCCTTCTATCGCCTCGTCGTCAGAACCGGATCTGGGCGACCGACATCTCGCCCTCCTTGGTGATGGCGAGCAGGGTCTTGCCCATCCGGTCGCACCATTTGCGGACGTCCTCGTCGAACGTCGCGCAGTCCGCAGAGACCTCCATGATGTCGCCGGGCTGCATGTCGGGCATCGCCGTGGTGATCTTCAGCACCGGCTGCGGGCACCGCAGCCCCCTCGCGTCGACCTGCTTCGTAGCCATGTCTTTACCCCCGCCTTTCCGTGTCGGATCGTGCCTACCGAGTGCACCGGGAACCTGCATCGTGCAGACCCCGGACCTCTGCCGTCAACTGCGCGTCCGTGAACCCCT
The genomic region above belongs to Actinomycetota bacterium and contains:
- a CDS encoding STAS domain-containing protein, whose amino-acid sequence is MAKDNGSVSMGRGDFDALLAALDRIAAGEYSERVSVDTADEGIARLRDAFNAALQSVDDHLGEDREATMNLALGMAECFNVLGEVRRGNLAARVGEDLLTREDDLISSFGRALNDTIADIEAQIATIQRQEDTQAAMEHLVRQLQTPILQLWDDVLALPVIGMVDSRRSAEMMGSLLDEIMRRRCKYVILDITGVEIVDTRTADHFVKVMKSAELLGARCVMTGIRPAVAQTLVELGVDLTSINTLRNLQEGLRFCLREMEQSRAGGRLAAEG
- a CDS encoding sulfurtransferase TusA family protein, whose translation is MATKQVDARGLRCPQPVLKITTAMPDMQPGDIMEVSADCATFDEDVRKWCDRMGKTLLAITKEGEMSVAQIRF